In a genomic window of Aggregatimonas sangjinii:
- a CDS encoding zinc metallopeptidase: protein MMGYYILLGAIALVSWLVSSKLKSKFKHYSKVQLQNGMSGAEIAEKMLADHGISDVKVVSTAGMLTDHYNPKNKTVNLSEGVYNQRNAAAAAVAAHECGHAVQHAQAYEWLTMRSKLVPIVSVTSGMSQWVVFGGIMLGAAAGIGLGYWVAVAGLVMMGMATLFSFITLPVEYDASNRALAWLKNKNVVTQQEYKGSEDALKWAARTYLVAAIGSLATLVYWALQVLGRD from the coding sequence ATGATGGGATATTATATATTACTCGGTGCGATCGCCCTAGTAAGTTGGTTGGTGAGTAGCAAGCTAAAAAGCAAGTTCAAGCACTATTCGAAAGTGCAATTGCAGAATGGAATGAGTGGTGCGGAAATCGCCGAGAAAATGTTGGCCGACCACGGCATATCGGATGTAAAAGTGGTTTCCACGGCAGGAATGTTGACAGACCATTACAATCCTAAAAATAAAACGGTAAACCTTAGTGAAGGAGTGTACAACCAACGGAATGCGGCAGCGGCAGCGGTTGCGGCCCATGAATGCGGTCACGCGGTACAGCATGCGCAGGCGTACGAGTGGTTGACGATGCGATCCAAACTGGTTCCCATAGTGAGCGTTACCTCGGGTATGTCGCAATGGGTCGTTTTTGGAGGTATTATGCTGGGCGCTGCGGCCGGTATCGGTCTTGGTTACTGGGTAGCCGTGGCTGGTTTGGTAATGATGGGCATGGCGACCTTGTTCAGCTTCATTACACTTCCCGTGGAATATGACGCCAGTAATAGGGCATTGGCCTGGTTGAAAAATAAGAATGTGGTTACCCAACAAGAATATAAAGGTTCCGAAGATGCTTTAAAATGGGCGGCACGTACCTATTTGGTGGCTGCCATCGGCTCTTTGGCTACTTTGGTCTATTGGGCGCTACAAGTATTGGGTAGGGATTAA
- a CDS encoding GNAT family N-acetyltransferase, whose protein sequence is MMRSTINIRLANENDLLAIETVGEALFDYPILKNRTVEFLNDPRHHLALAFEHDTIVGMASGVHYVHPDKDPSLFINEVSVLEGYQNHGIGRSLVKYLCAHASHIGCSEAWVLTGQENGAAQKAYLAAGGKKEDANTILFEFEL, encoded by the coding sequence ATGATGCGTAGTACTATCAATATACGATTGGCCAATGAAAATGACCTTCTAGCAATTGAAACGGTCGGCGAGGCGTTATTTGATTATCCGATACTAAAAAATAGGACGGTTGAATTCTTAAACGACCCAAGGCATCACTTGGCGTTGGCATTTGAACATGACACCATAGTGGGAATGGCTTCAGGAGTCCATTATGTGCATCCCGACAAAGATCCTTCCCTTTTTATCAACGAAGTTAGTGTGCTCGAAGGCTATCAAAATCATGGTATTGGGCGAAGTTTGGTCAAGTATCTTTGTGCGCATGCTAGCCATATAGGCTGCAGCGAGGCATGGGTGCTTACTGGACAAGAGAACGGTGCAGCTCAAAAGGCATATCTTGCCGCTGGTGGTAAGAAGGAAGATGCCAATACTATCCTGTTCGAGTTTGAATTGTAA
- a CDS encoding sigma-70 family RNA polymerase sigma factor: MEKEIERIWIDLHDELFRFVQGRVKNEQTAKDILQEVFLKIQLNLPSLKHTAKLTSWVYQITRNTITDTYRKSGKTTSIAPFDFPEEEGTDSEYAKLEGCINRKIKELSPKHEEAILLTAFKKYSQKDLATHLNISYSGTKSRVQKAKELLKEAILDCPSVASDSTGKLLGYDKKEG, translated from the coding sequence ATGGAAAAAGAAATTGAGCGTATATGGATAGACCTTCACGACGAATTGTTTCGATTCGTGCAAGGGCGGGTCAAAAATGAACAAACCGCAAAAGATATACTGCAAGAGGTGTTTTTAAAAATACAATTGAACTTACCTAGCCTAAAACATACGGCCAAACTAACCTCTTGGGTATATCAAATCACCAGAAATACAATAACCGATACTTATCGCAAAAGCGGGAAAACTACCTCAATAGCTCCTTTTGATTTTCCGGAAGAGGAAGGCACCGATTCGGAATACGCCAAATTGGAGGGTTGTATCAATCGGAAAATCAAGGAATTGTCTCCAAAACACGAAGAGGCCATCCTACTGACCGCGTTTAAAAAGTACTCCCAAAAAGATTTGGCCACTCATTTGAACATCTCTTACTCCGGCACAAAATCCCGGGTTCAAAAGGCGAAGGAACTTCTCAAGGAAGCGATACTCGATTGTCCCAGCGTAGCGTCCGATAGTACAGGGAAATTACTGGGGTATGATAAAAAAGAAGGCTGA